One Streptomyces sp. P9-A2 DNA window includes the following coding sequences:
- a CDS encoding Pls/PosA family non-ribosomal peptide synthetase, whose product MLKKSAESLTTLPDESGATKHRTHSPSKENSLSTDAERDLAEILAGVLHIEQVPVDSNFFDDLGANSLVMAQFCARVRKRADLPSVSIKDIYRYRTIRSLAAALTDAGTGIAVTAAPVSPPDPASSEAVTPIGTLQYILCGTLQFLLFLGYSFLAAILAAHGYAWISAGSNVTDIYLRSVIFGGAGFLGMCTFPIVAKWILIGRWKERAFPVWGLTYLRFWTVKVLLHANPMVLFVGNPLYVLYLRALGARIGTDVTILSRNVPVCTDLLTIGAGTVIRKESFFLCYRAHAGRIQTGPVTLGRNVFIGEKTVLDIATSMGDGAQLGHASSLHSHQAVPGDQRWHGSPAQRTELDYVRIPPARCGTLRRVGFGLATVGQLFFLSVPLAVGGLYILLTEVPSLNGRLEQGGAGLVSSELYVDALIVSCILFFSFVVVGIFVLFTVPRLLNLFVKPGKVYPLYGFHYSMHRAIARITNVKFFTWLFGDSSYIVHYLRGLGYDLSQVEQTGSNFGTEVQHETPYLCSVGSSTMIADGLSIVNADFSSTSFRVSHASIGRHNFLGNNIAYPSGAKTGDNCLLATKVMVPLDGEVREGVGLLGSPCFEIPRSVERDLRFDHMRAGAELHRNLAAKNRFNIRSMVLFLLVRWFFLFVVTVLALADVELYGSFGYVAIAAFLVVTLAFAPLYFVLVERAIVAFRGLRPQVCSIYDPYFWWHERLWKVPDEYLNIFNGTPFKNVIWRLLGVRLGSRIFDDGCYLTERMLTTIGNDCTLNAGSKIQCHSQEDGTFKSDRSTIGDGCTLGVGSHVHYGVTMGDGSVLAPDSFLMKGEEVPQNARWGGNPATEMSDAPGQPPAPARQG is encoded by the coding sequence ATGCTGAAGAAGTCTGCGGAGTCCCTGACGACCTTGCCGGATGAATCTGGAGCAACCAAGCACAGGACGCACAGCCCATCGAAAGAAAACAGCCTGTCGACAGACGCGGAAAGGGATCTCGCCGAGATACTCGCCGGCGTCCTGCACATCGAGCAGGTGCCGGTCGACAGTAATTTCTTCGATGACCTCGGCGCTAATTCATTGGTGATGGCGCAATTCTGTGCACGCGTCAGGAAGCGGGCGGATCTGCCGTCAGTGTCGATAAAGGACATCTACCGCTACCGGACGATCCGCAGCCTGGCGGCGGCGCTCACCGATGCCGGAACCGGTATCGCTGTCACAGCCGCCCCCGTCAGCCCGCCGGACCCAGCATCCTCGGAGGCCGTGACTCCAATCGGTACGCTGCAGTACATCCTCTGCGGAACGCTACAGTTCCTGCTTTTCCTAGGATATTCTTTCCTCGCTGCAATTCTCGCCGCACATGGTTATGCTTGGATATCCGCCGGCTCGAATGTGACGGACATCTACCTGCGATCGGTCATCTTCGGCGGTGCCGGATTCCTCGGCATGTGCACTTTCCCGATCGTGGCCAAATGGATCCTTATCGGCCGGTGGAAAGAGCGCGCGTTCCCGGTCTGGGGTCTGACTTATCTGCGCTTCTGGACCGTCAAGGTGCTACTCCACGCCAACCCAATGGTCCTCTTCGTCGGCAATCCCCTTTATGTGCTCTATCTACGGGCACTCGGCGCACGCATCGGCACAGATGTCACGATCCTCTCGCGCAACGTTCCGGTCTGCACCGACCTGCTCACGATCGGCGCCGGTACAGTGATCCGCAAGGAGTCGTTCTTCCTTTGCTACCGGGCGCACGCCGGCCGTATTCAGACGGGCCCGGTCACTCTTGGCCGGAACGTTTTCATCGGTGAGAAGACCGTGCTCGACATTGCCACGTCGATGGGCGACGGAGCGCAGCTCGGTCATGCGTCATCACTGCACAGCCACCAGGCGGTCCCCGGCGACCAGCGGTGGCACGGATCTCCGGCTCAGCGCACTGAGCTCGACTATGTGCGGATCCCGCCGGCCAGGTGCGGCACTTTGCGGCGGGTCGGCTTCGGCCTCGCCACAGTGGGTCAGCTGTTCTTTCTCTCCGTGCCGTTGGCCGTCGGGGGCCTGTACATACTGTTGACAGAAGTCCCGTCGCTCAACGGCCGGCTGGAACAGGGCGGGGCAGGGCTCGTGTCGTCTGAGCTCTATGTCGACGCGCTGATCGTTTCCTGCATTCTATTCTTCAGCTTCGTCGTTGTGGGCATCTTCGTTCTGTTCACCGTGCCGCGCCTGTTGAATTTGTTCGTCAAGCCGGGCAAGGTATATCCACTGTACGGCTTTCATTACTCAATGCACCGGGCGATCGCACGCATCACCAACGTGAAGTTCTTCACCTGGCTCTTCGGCGACAGCTCCTACATCGTCCACTATCTGCGTGGCCTTGGGTACGACCTGTCCCAGGTGGAGCAAACCGGATCCAACTTCGGCACGGAAGTACAGCACGAGACCCCGTATCTGTGCTCTGTCGGCAGCAGCACAATGATCGCTGACGGCCTTTCGATCGTCAATGCCGACTTTTCGAGCACGTCTTTCCGGGTGTCCCATGCGTCGATCGGGCGGCACAATTTCCTCGGGAACAACATCGCGTATCCGTCTGGAGCGAAGACGGGCGACAACTGTCTCCTCGCAACGAAGGTGATGGTTCCACTCGATGGCGAGGTACGCGAGGGAGTGGGTCTGCTCGGCTCGCCGTGCTTCGAGATTCCCCGGTCGGTGGAGCGCGACCTGCGGTTCGACCACATGCGGGCCGGGGCCGAGTTGCACCGCAACCTCGCTGCCAAGAACCGCTTCAATATCCGGTCGATGGTCCTCTTCCTACTCGTACGGTGGTTTTTCCTCTTCGTCGTCACGGTACTCGCCCTCGCAGATGTCGAACTGTACGGATCCTTCGGATATGTGGCGATCGCGGCATTCCTGGTGGTCACTCTGGCATTCGCCCCCCTCTATTTCGTACTGGTGGAGCGTGCCATCGTGGCTTTCCGCGGGCTGCGACCGCAGGTGTGCTCCATCTACGACCCGTATTTCTGGTGGCACGAGCGTCTGTGGAAGGTTCCTGACGAATACCTCAACATCTTCAACGGCACCCCCTTCAAGAACGTGATCTGGCGGCTCCTGGGTGTTCGGCTGGGCAGCAGGATCTTTGACGATGGCTGCTATCTGACGGAGCGGATGCTCACCACCATCGGGAACGACTGCACTCTCAATGCGGGGAGCAAGATCCAATGCCACTCTCAGGAGGACGGCACCTTCAAGTCCGACCGCAGCACGATAGGAGACGGATGCACCCTCGGTGTCGGCTCCCACGTCCACTACGGAGTGACGATGGGTGACGGCTCAGTACTTGCACCCGACTCCTTTCTCATGAAGGGCGAGGAAGTCCCGCAGAACGCGCGGTGGGGTGGCAACCCAGCCACAGAGATGAGCGATGCCCCCGGTCAGCCGCCGGCACCGGCGCGGCAGGGGTAG